TTGGATAGTCTTGTTTTGATAGCTTGCATTATAGCTATTGTTCACCTCTGTCGTCTGTAGTGTATACGTTTTCATTGGTGCCATCTTTGTGCTGCACCCAGCCAATAAGATCACCAATAATGCTCCTGTAATAAGTCTCATCTTATTCTCCCGGTCCTTTTAACGGAGTTCTGGATTTAAAAATCAAATCATTTGGACTCTGTTCTAGCTCTCCTGTAAACTCACTCATTTGTGTAGAGAGTATCTGCATATCCACAATAAGTGGTTCAAGTATCTTCTTCATATTATAGTCACCTCGATCAAGGCTCTTCTCAACCTTCAATGTAACGCGGTTAAAATTATTTATTGTAGGGATAAGCACTTTTTTCACAGCATTAATATCTTTTGTTGCACCTTCAAAGTTATGAGAAATCATATGCATAGTTTTTCTAAATTGCTTGATTGAAACATCCAATTCTTCTAGAGATTTCATGACTTTGTTTTCTAACTCTTTACCGTTTGCCGTAATGGTTTCGACATTATCAAGTATGTTTTCTACCGTATTGATATTCTTATCAGAGACTATCTTTTGCCCTTGACCAAGTAACTGATCAAGCTTCGATGAAAGAGATTCTACACTTTTACTCAAGTTAGTAACAAGAGAAGGTCTGGTTTTTATCTCCGGGATATAATCATCGGTTGGTTTGAGTGTTTTAGCCGCATTGGTACCCCCTTCTATCTCAATTGAAAGCAGGCCTGTAATACCAAACATTTTTGTAGTTGCCACCATATCTTCTTTGATTGGAACATTTTGGCGGATATTGACATAGACTTCAGTGAGTTCAATATTATCCTGGTTAATGTGAATATCACTCACCCGACCGATATCAACACCTCTCAGCATAACATCAGAGTCTATAGAAAGCCCGGAAACAGATTCTGTGATCTCCAGTTTATAGGTATAGTACTCATCATCTATATTGTATTTACCCAGCCAAAAAGCAAACCAGACAAGCCCTATACCAAAGAACACGACAAAGATTCCAACCACTAAATAATTGACTCTGCTATACATTCTTCACCTTTTCAAATCTCTCTTTGGTATACTCATTCTTAAAAAAATCTTCAACAAATGGATGTTGTGATTGTAACACATTTTCGATACTACCTTCTGCAACAACTTTCTTATCCGCTAAAATTGCCATCCTGTCAACGATTCCGAATATACTCTCCAGATCATGCGTGATCATCACCACAGTGATCCCAAGCAAGTCACGCAGATCAACGATCAGTTTGTCAAAATTTCGTGCACCGATAGGATCAAGCCCTGAGGTAGGTTCATCCAAAAAAAGAAGTTTCGGCTCCATTGCAAGTGCTCTTGCCAATGCAGCACGCTTGATCATCCCTCCACTCAGCTGAGACGGATAAAGACTCCCTACCTGTGGATCAAGTCCAACCATTTTAAGTTTGGAGGCCACCAAACTGTCACGTAACTCTTTTGAGATTTTCGTATACTCTTTGAGCTGTACCTCGATATTTTCTGCCA
This is a stretch of genomic DNA from Sulfurovum zhangzhouensis. It encodes these proteins:
- a CDS encoding ABC transporter ATP-binding protein; translated protein: MNTVIEAKNIVTRFGNRTIHDGVNLHIEKNEIYGILGESGSGKSVLMKEMIMLLEPTAGEITVLGKNLDQIGFKDAQALRRDWGVLFQFGALFSSLSVAENIEVQLKEYTKISKELRDSLVASKLKMVGLDPQVGSLYPSQLSGGMIKRAALARALAMEPKLLFLDEPTSGLDPIGARNFDKLIVDLRDLLGITVVMITHDLESIFGIVDRMAILADKKVVAEGSIENVLQSQHPFVEDFFKNEYTKERFEKVKNV
- a CDS encoding MlaD family protein — translated: MYSRVNYLVVGIFVVFFGIGLVWFAFWLGKYNIDDEYYTYKLEITESVSGLSIDSDVMLRGVDIGRVSDIHINQDNIELTEVYVNIRQNVPIKEDMVATTKMFGITGLLSIEIEGGTNAAKTLKPTDDYIPEIKTRPSLVTNLSKSVESLSSKLDQLLGQGQKIVSDKNINTVENILDNVETITANGKELENKVMKSLEELDVSIKQFRKTMHMISHNFEGATKDINAVKKVLIPTINNFNRVTLKVEKSLDRGDYNMKKILEPLIVDMQILSTQMSEFTGELEQSPNDLIFKSRTPLKGPGE